Proteins encoded together in one Impatiens glandulifera chromosome 1, dImpGla2.1, whole genome shotgun sequence window:
- the LOC124942224 gene encoding protein TIFY 6B-like produces the protein MEWSFSTKSSRSSHNLLSFKVNSDDDKSLKSSFDSLPGKEFMTMSNAQGLIEKKLSGIGGHHKSFQPPLGLNGSVASTMSPIVSPCNSVIGITELRKTSNILRVPTQMTIFYAGQVCVYDDISPEKVYP, from the exons ATGGAGTGGTCATTTTCAACCAAGTCTTCCCGTTCTTCGCATAATCTTCTCTCGTTTAAGGTTAATTCCGATGATGATAAATCTTTGAAGTCGAGTTTTGATTCTCTTCCCGGAAAGGAATTCATGACGATGTCAAATGCCCAAGGTTTGATCGAG AAGAAGTTAAGTGGAATTGGAGGTCACCACAAGAGCTTTCAACCACCCCTCGGGCTCAATGGATCGGTTGCTTCCACGATGAGTCCCATTGTGTCTCCTTGTAACTCTGTTATCGGTATTACTGAATTGAG AAAGACATCTAATATTTTGAGGGTTCCTACTCAAATGACCATCTTCTATGCCGGCCAAGTGTGTGTTTATGATGATATATCCCCGGAGAAGGTATACCCATAA